The Arachis duranensis cultivar V14167 chromosome 2, aradu.V14167.gnm2.J7QH, whole genome shotgun sequence genome has a window encoding:
- the LOC127744934 gene encoding uncharacterized protein LOC127744934, with protein MVEVFKKVEVTIPLFDAIHQVPRYAKFLKDLCIHKDRILELETIPLGSSISALMGTLPEKCDDPGPCMVTCTINGVHFKDCMCDLGACVSIMPLSVYRLLNLPQLKRSTARFVLADKSIITVAGVAEDVLVNIKGLIFPIDFYVLEMPSSETERASSILLGRPFLRTSRFKLDAYSGNYSFKIDGRIVSFSLEEAMRHPPENHSLFQCDPIDNIVAEVHLAKLDEKCMVEEANEKSSELNTTQTQTSKKNKKLELKPLPPHLRYSYLDEAQELPVIIAQELTPQQEEKLLNAIPTRTDDANVVYSFVRNNIICRFGAPRAIISDQGSHFCNKKIDGLMRKYGIIHKVATAYHPQTNGQAEVSNREIKHVLERVVKPNRKDWSTKLSDALWAY; from the exons ATGGTGGAAGtgttcaagaaagttgaggtaaccatcCCCCTCTTTGATGCTATCCATCAAGTTCCTAGATATGCTAAATTCCTCAAAGACTTATGCATACATaaggatagaattcttgaattggAAACCATTCCATTGGGGAGCTCTATTTCCGCTTTAATGGGAACACTACCCGAGAAGTGTGATGATCCGGGTCCTTGTATGGTTACTTGCACAATCAATGGAGTTCACTTTAAAGATTGcatgtgtgaccttggagcatgTGTTAGCATCATGCCACTATCCGTTTACCGGTTATTGAACTTGCCACAACTAAAAAGGTCAACGGCAAGATTTGTCTTAGCggataaaagcataataaccGTAGCGGGTGTTGCAGAAGATGTATTGGTGAACATAAAAGGGTTGATATTCCCCATTGACTTCTATGTCCTTGAAATGCCATCAAGCGAAACCGAGAGAGCATCGTCtatcctacttggaagaccattcttgaGAACTTCTAGATTTAAACTTGATGCTTACTCGGGGAATTACTCATTTAAAATAGATGGGAGAATTGTAAGCTTTAGCCTAGAGGAAGCAATGAGGCATCCACCGGAGAACCACTCTTTGTTTCAGTGTGACCCAATCGATAACATAGTGGCCGAAGTACATCTAGCAAAGTTAGATGAGAAGTGTATGgttgaagaagcaaatgaaaAGTCAAGCGAACTAAACACCACACAAACTCAAACttccaagaaaaacaaaaagttggAATTAAAGCCACTACCACCTCACTTAAGGTACTCATACCTTGATGAAGCCCAAGAGCTACCCGTGATAATTGCCCAAGAGCTAacccctcaacaagaagaaaaattgctAAAC gcaatcccCACCCGAACGGATGATGCTAATGTGGTGtattcttttgtgaggaataATATCATTTGCCGTTTTGGTGCCCCAAGAGCAATCATAAGTGACCAAggatcacacttttgcaacaaaaaaatagaCGGCCTCATGAGAAAATATGGCATCATCCACAAAGTCGCCACGGCCTACCACCCTCAAACAAACGGCCAAGCCGAAGTCTCAAACCGAGAAATCAAGCATGTTTTGGAAAGGGTTGTGAAGCCGAATAGGAAAGATTGGAGTACTAAACTCTCCGATGCACTTTGGGCTTATTGA